From Lolium perenne isolate Kyuss_39 chromosome 5, Kyuss_2.0, whole genome shotgun sequence, a single genomic window includes:
- the LOC139831647 gene encoding uncharacterized protein: protein MDEGLVEHISVNEIPDAKQWLFMLNESMSHEDFTTVVVSLWAIWTARRKALHEELFQSPMTTFGFIQSYLKDLQLIPAKVESKVEASRSTSSTKMIRPPPSFMKINVDAAVLRTGTRGSVSALCRSEQGVFVGASTRVIDGVFDPAILEAMACAEGLSLAQDLQLQRIYLASDCLEVVQSVMASSMGKYGIIIKEIKARKAAFDQVQICHEGRKNNTEAHMLARNAVSDVVGRRLWLLNPPDHVPHTISFDE from the coding sequence ATGGATGAGGGTCTTGTGGAGCATATCTCAGTAAACGAAATACCTGATGCAAAGCAATGGCTCTTCATGTTGAATGAATCCATGAGTCATGAGGATTTCACCACTGTTGTTGTGAGCCTGTGGGCGATCTGGACAGCTAGAAGAAAGGCTCTCCATGAAGAATTGTTTCAAAGTCCTATGACTACCTTTGGTTTCATTCAATCTTATCTCAAAGATCTTCAGCTGATACCAGCAAAGGTGGAAAGTAAGGTGGAGGCAAGTAGAAGCACTTCATCAACCAAAATGATACGACCACCTCCATCCTTTATGAAGATTAATGTTGATGCTGCTGTCTTGCGTACTGGAACAAGGGGATCAGTGAGTGCTTTGTGTAGAAGCGAGCAGGGTGTTTTTGTTGGTGCTTCAACTAGGGTGATTGACGGGGTTTTTGACCCTGCGATCCTGGAGGCGATGGCGTGTGCTGAAGGTTTGTCACTGGCTCAAGATCTACAACTGCAGCGTATTTATCTAGCTTCAGACTGTCTAGAAGTGGTGCAGAGTGTGATGGCTTCATCTATGGGAAAGTACGGTATAATTATAAAGGAGATCAAGGCAAGGAAAGCGGCTTTCGATCAGGTACAAATTTGTCACGAAGGTAGAAAGAATAATACAGAGGCGCACATGCTTGCTCGCAATGCTGTTTCTGATGTTGTGGGGCGCCGTCTGTGGCTTTTGAATCCCCCTGATCATGTACCTCATACTATTTCTTTCGATGAATAA
- the LOC127300518 gene encoding uncharacterized protein produces the protein MKASLKLRDEAGPLLRAKLPVALFSVPAVASLTAGDPADLRLSLATAAAALPSLRLSYAPNRPAGSSPFSLSLVLGSGPGGCPSSGPAGASAITMAVEVSAAGAVSFSLALKPSLGDFTVRKRFESAGGSGGTSPSEVTMRSVVPVRGGAGAVRIRWGVRIPAEITATGEAGAAGVILRRLPFLVLGKVTVETRSGKPAPAPEVAVQEEAAVQKARTENEKLRKEVEKLRATAEEGRKKETSVLAGARRDNGGRSPEMVGN, from the coding sequence ATGAAGGCCTCGCTGAAGCTTCGTGACGAAGCCGGGCCGCTGCTCCGCGCGAAGCTCCCCGTTGCGCTCTTCTCCGTGCCCGCCGTCGCATCGCTCACCGCCGGCGACCCAGCCGACCTCCGCCTCTccctcgccaccgccgccgcggcgCTCCCGTCGCTCCGCCTCTCCTACGCGCCGAACCGCCCCGCGGGATCGTCCCCGTTCTCCCTGTCCCTCGTCCTCGGCTCCGGCCCCGGAGGCTGCCCCTCCTCCGGGCCGGCCGGCGCCTCCGCCATCACCATGGCAGTCGAGGTCAGCGCCGCGGGCGCCGTCTCCTTCTCGCTCGCGCTCAAGCCCTCGCTCGGCGACTTCACCGTGCGCAAGCGGTTCGAGTCAGCCGGCGGATCAGGCGGGACTTCGCCGTCGGAGGTGACGATGAGGAGCGTCGTGCCGGTGCGCGGCGGCGCAGGGGCGGTGAGGATCCGGTGGGGCGTGAGGATACCCGCCGAGATAACCGCCACCGGGGAGGCCGGCGCGGCTGGAGTGATTCTGCGGAGGCTGCCGTTCTTGGTTCTTGGCAAGGTGACGGTGGAGACGCGGTCAGGGAAGCCAGCGCCCGCGCCGGAGGTTGCGGTGCAAGAGGAGGCGGCGGTGCAGAAGGCGAGGACGGAGAACGAGAAGCTGAGAAAGGAGGTGGAGAAACTCAGGGCGACAGCAGAGGAGGGCAGGAAGAAGGAGACATCAGTGTTGGCCGGTGCCCGCCGGGACAACGGCGGAAGGTCGCCGGAGATGGTAGGAAACTAG
- the LOC127303723 gene encoding uncharacterized mitochondrial protein AtMg00810-like encodes MHAPRDAHWAAVKRILRYVCGTLGYGLSLHASPTTSTDLVAYSDADWVGCPDTRCSTSGYCVYLDSSLVSWSSKRQPTVSRSSAEAEYRAVANAVAKCTWLRQLLSELSLPVDKATVVFCNNVSAVYLSANPAGY; translated from the exons ATGCATGCTCCTCGGGATGCTCATTGGGCCGCGGTGAAGCGGATTCTGCGCTACGTCTGTGGTACCCTGGGCTACGGCTTGTCGTTGCATGCTTCACCCACGACGTCCACCGACCtcgtcgcctactcggacgcGGACTGGGTGGGATGCCCGGATACGCGTTGCTCCACCAGCGGCTACTGCGTCTACCTCGACTCGTCGCTCGTCTCTTGGTCCTCCAAGAGGCAGCCCACCGTGTCTCGCTCCAGTGCTGAGGCTGAGTACCGCGCCGTGGCTAACGCTGTGGCTAAGTGCACATGGCTTCGACAGCTTCTGTCCGAGCTCTCTCTTCCCGTTGACAAGGCTACGGTGGTCTTCTGCAACAACGTGTCGGctgtctacctctccgccaacccc GCGGGATACTAG